One Gossypium raimondii isolate GPD5lz chromosome 3, ASM2569854v1, whole genome shotgun sequence genomic window carries:
- the LOC105794594 gene encoding NDR1/HIN1-like protein 6, giving the protein MPSRGRHARQPQPRQSQEEHPRPLGPSPPQPPHEGQPHLPLHVWVPPVHHEDQSQPQSQPRQGQQRQPLEMWVPPTSKTQVPAPKKEKSRPRKEVGMQPQLQDQHPEASLVRPQPEHHPSPVTMTPLHHDRQPQELRPHSRLPQDRRTKPHTWFGAVFCIIFWLVIIIGGIIVLIVYLVFRPRSPHFDVISVTWNAAYLDMGYLLNADLTVLANFTNPNKKVSVDFSYLYLDLYFENTLIATQYIEPFSATRGQSIFANIHMVSSQVKLSMKESMLLQKQIQNNRVIFTVKGMFRARSNLGSFLKYSYWLHGQCGIMLSSPPTGVLRDKKCKTKH; this is encoded by the coding sequence ATGCCGTCACGTGGTCGTCATGCCCGACAGCCTCAGCCAAGACAATCTCAGGAGGAACATCCGCGGCCGCTTGGTCCATCTCCGCCGCAACCACCTCATGAAGGCCAACCTCACTTGCCATTGCATGTATGGGTGCCACCAGTACATCATGAGGACCAATCTCAACCTCAATCTCAACCTCGTCAAGGCCAACAGCGGCAGCCGCTTGAAATGTGGGTTCCGCCAACCTCAAAGACTCAAGTTCCAGCGccaaagaaagagaaaagtcGGCCACGTAAGGAAGTTGGGATGCAACCACAGCTTCAAGACCAACATCCTGAAGCGTCATTGGTAAGACCACAGCCGGAACACCATCCTAGTCCAGTAACAATGACACCACTGCACCATGATCGACAACCCCAAGAGCTACGCCCCCACTCTCGTCTTCCACAAGACCGTCGAACCAAACCACATACATGGTTTGGGGCAGTTTTCTGTATAATATTTTGGCTAGTCATTATAATAGGAGGCATAATCGTGCTTATAGTCTATCTCGTCTTTCGACCACGTAGCCCACATTTTGATGTGATTAGCGTGACCTGGAATGCAGCTTACCTGGACATGGGTTACCTGCTGAATGCTGATCTTACAGTGCTGGCTAACTTCACAAATCCAAACAAGAAAGTAAGCGTGGATTTCAGTTACTTGTACCTGGATCTTTACTTCGAGAATACCCTGATTGCCACCCAATACATAGAACCATTCTCGGCAACAAGGGGTCAGTCCATATTTGCAAATATCCACATGGTGAGCAGTCAGGTTAAGTTGTCGATGAAAGAAAGCATGCTGCTCCAAAAGCAGATCCAGAACAACCGAGTCATTTTTACAGTGAAGGGGATGTTTCGAGCGCGATCCAATCTCGGAAGTTTCTTGAAATATTCGTATTGGTTGCACGGTCAATGTGGCATAATGCTGTCCAGCCCCCCAACTGGGGTCCTTCGAGATAAAAAATGCAAGACCAAACACTGA